One Gimesia aquarii DNA segment encodes these proteins:
- a CDS encoding DUF4013 domain-containing protein encodes MNENSAQDNDYEDSQTGKLVTAFEVEDFISEEVEVEAESIEVDQFYPDEVVGNIPPFPHLFRHPIKAAFWMMRMTFGIFCLVIFLALIAAVPLVNFIALGYLLDVEGRVARTGKIRLAFPLLDIAPRMGTIVIGVTLWLIPLLLLAGAAADARLIEPGGPSDQTLHALTLLASILISIHLCLALARGGTFSCFIRPLKNAIWLIKQIRAGGYFDRAALNVSSFVASLKLGENFSLGLRGFLGAFIWLVIPSLMLAATSSPESNKGISVLITLLGGASLVIVLGWLPLLQAHFAAENRFSAMFELRAIRSKFKRTPIAWMLAIIVVFVLSLPLYLFKVAALPRDAVWGITLIFVATIYPTKLLLGWVYFRASSRTKNAWFGWRWLSRTIVLPLLAVYVFIVFFTQFIGVHGSGVLLEHHLFLLPVPF; translated from the coding sequence GTGAACGAAAATTCCGCGCAAGATAACGATTATGAGGATTCACAAACGGGCAAGTTGGTAACTGCGTTTGAAGTAGAGGATTTTATTTCAGAAGAGGTTGAAGTTGAGGCTGAGTCGATTGAGGTTGACCAGTTTTATCCTGATGAAGTTGTAGGAAATATTCCCCCTTTTCCCCATCTATTTCGTCATCCAATTAAAGCTGCCTTCTGGATGATGCGAATGACTTTTGGAATTTTTTGTCTGGTTATTTTTCTAGCGCTGATTGCGGCTGTTCCCTTAGTCAACTTTATCGCTTTAGGGTATCTGTTGGATGTTGAAGGACGCGTCGCGCGCACGGGCAAGATACGTCTGGCATTTCCTCTATTAGACATCGCCCCTCGTATGGGAACCATTGTCATTGGTGTGACACTATGGTTAATACCTTTGTTATTACTTGCAGGAGCCGCTGCAGATGCCAGATTGATTGAACCGGGTGGGCCTTCTGACCAGACATTACACGCTCTCACATTACTGGCATCCATTTTAATTTCGATTCATCTCTGTCTTGCATTAGCAAGAGGAGGAACTTTTTCCTGTTTTATTCGTCCTCTCAAAAATGCGATTTGGTTAATTAAACAGATTCGTGCTGGTGGTTACTTCGACAGGGCAGCGCTTAATGTCAGTTCATTTGTTGCCTCTCTCAAACTGGGGGAGAATTTTTCTTTGGGCTTACGAGGTTTCCTGGGAGCGTTCATATGGTTGGTCATTCCTTCGTTGATGTTAGCAGCTACCAGTTCTCCTGAGAGTAATAAAGGGATTTCCGTCTTGATCACCTTGTTAGGAGGAGCGAGTCTTGTGATTGTACTTGGCTGGTTGCCTTTGCTGCAGGCTCATTTTGCAGCAGAGAATCGGTTCTCTGCAATGTTTGAATTGCGAGCGATCAGAAGCAAATTTAAACGCACGCCGATAGCATGGATGTTGGCGATCATTGTGGTTTTTGTATTGTCTTTACCGTTGTATCTGTTTAAAGTGGCTGCATTACCCCGTGATGCTGTTTGGGGAATTACTTTGATTTTTGTGGCGACCATTTATCCCACAAAACTTCTCTTAGGCTGGGTGTATTTTCGTGCTTCTTCCCGGACAAAAAATGCCTGGTTTGGCTGGCGTTGGTTGAGTCGCACCATCGTACTA
- a CDS encoding DUF1549 domain-containing protein yields the protein MKQNILKWKAVCLPLCVVALVITLVTWASSSPIKNSPKAPVTIEGNPFQNTVKQVDQFFEDQWSESNISASKSTDDLNQIRRLSLALHGTVPSLEEIREFEQMEGNDRLERWTQKLLADRRFADYFSERLARAFVGVDQGQFIIFRRDRFKAWLSEQIEANTPYDELAKTLISGEGLWTGDPETNYITAASADGNLDRNKLTGNTVRAFLGQRIDCAQCHDHPFDHWKQSDFEGLTAFYGQVEVQLFGVRQNEDLKYEVEDRETLEKRVVSPQVPFLDECLPQEGTLREKLAAWVTHPQNRRFERASANRIWGLLFGVPYINPVDDLPAPTDLSEFPPDVLDILGKDFRENGYDIKRMIQIIVASKPFRLSSQSKSPVSEEEVERLNDSWALFPLVRLRPEQIIGSMLQASSLKTIDQNSNLFMRGRRFFSEINFINEYGDLGSDELNDFPGTIPQALLRMNGEFAQDNGTASPLNSVGRIAGLDFSDEKRIETCFLVCLTRPPTSSEKDYFLKQYQATQNQNERVKVTEDLFWSLYNSPEFSWNH from the coding sequence ATGAAGCAGAACATTCTCAAGTGGAAAGCTGTTTGCCTGCCGCTCTGTGTTGTAGCTCTGGTTATTACTCTGGTGACGTGGGCGTCAAGTAGCCCTATCAAGAACTCTCCCAAAGCTCCCGTGACCATAGAGGGAAACCCCTTCCAAAATACTGTGAAACAGGTTGATCAGTTTTTTGAAGATCAATGGTCAGAAAGCAACATCTCTGCATCAAAATCCACAGATGACCTTAACCAAATAAGAAGACTTTCCCTTGCCTTGCATGGAACTGTTCCCTCGTTGGAAGAAATCCGCGAGTTTGAACAAATGGAGGGAAACGATCGATTAGAACGCTGGACTCAAAAACTATTAGCAGACCGACGATTCGCCGATTACTTTTCTGAACGACTGGCCCGTGCTTTTGTAGGTGTAGACCAAGGTCAGTTTATCATATTCCGCCGTGATCGATTCAAAGCCTGGTTGAGCGAGCAGATTGAAGCGAATACACCGTATGATGAACTGGCAAAAACTCTGATTTCAGGAGAGGGTCTTTGGACCGGTGATCCCGAGACAAACTATATTACTGCCGCCTCTGCTGACGGAAATCTTGATCGTAATAAGTTAACCGGAAACACAGTACGCGCCTTTCTGGGACAGCGTATTGATTGTGCGCAATGCCATGACCATCCCTTTGACCACTGGAAACAATCCGACTTTGAAGGGCTCACCGCCTTTTATGGGCAAGTCGAAGTTCAACTATTTGGAGTCAGACAGAACGAAGATTTAAAATATGAAGTAGAAGATCGAGAAACATTGGAAAAACGTGTTGTTTCTCCTCAAGTTCCATTTCTTGATGAATGTCTGCCTCAAGAGGGAACGCTTCGCGAAAAACTGGCGGCCTGGGTAACACACCCTCAAAACCGAAGGTTTGAACGCGCTTCAGCGAATCGTATTTGGGGACTCTTATTTGGAGTCCCATATATTAACCCCGTTGATGACCTTCCAGCTCCGACAGACCTTTCGGAATTTCCTCCTGATGTACTCGATATTCTGGGGAAGGATTTTCGTGAAAACGGTTATGATATCAAACGGATGATTCAAATCATTGTTGCTTCAAAACCATTTCGGCTGTCTTCTCAATCAAAAAGTCCTGTATCTGAAGAAGAGGTAGAACGATTGAATGATTCCTGGGCTCTGTTTCCGCTAGTCCGATTACGTCCCGAACAAATTATCGGTTCGATGCTTCAGGCTTCGTCGTTAAAGACGATTGATCAGAACTCCAATTTATTTATGCGAGGTCGCCGGTTTTTCTCTGAAATCAACTTTATCAATGAATATGGTGACTTGGGCAGTGATGAATTAAATGATTTCCCGGGAACGATTCCTCAGGCATTACTTAGAATGAATGGTGAATTTGCCCAGGATAACGGCACTGCTTCCCCACTGAACTCCGTAGGACGCATAGCGGGATTAGATTTTTCAGACGAAAAACGAATTGAGACCTGTTTTTTAGTCTGTCTGACCCGTCCCCCCACCTCTTCTGAAAAAGACTACTTTTTAAAACAGTATCAGGCCACTCAGAATCAAAACGAACGTGTTAAAGTGACGGAAGACCTCTTTTGGTCTTTATATAATTCACCTGAATTTTCCTGGAACCATTGA